In Paenibacillus sp. FSL R7-0345, a single window of DNA contains:
- a CDS encoding MATE family efflux transporter: protein MDAENLHYFEKAPVAKAVAHFAVPMMLGMSMSVIYSILNAYFIGTLHNTAMLTALALTLPLFAIIMALGNFIGMGSGTFISRLLGEKKFDDVKHVSSFAFYSSLALGLIVIAAGLPLIDSIVHSLGATPESFGFTKDYVKIMLIGSPFLVLCFTLENIVRSEGAAVTSMVGMILSVAVNIILDALVIFVFHWDVIGVASATVISNLVASVYYAFHMGYKSKFLTVSVRWFKVTKEIFSNVFKIGVPVLIMSIFMGAMSLILNHYLVEYGDSAVAAYGISSRLLQFPEFIIMGLCEGVVPLIAFSFTANRLRMKQTIGFTVKSIVALAVAFGLIVYLISGHLIGLFTNDPQLIEMGSYILHVTFLSLFISGTTALFTGIFQATAQGTAAFIMSIIQGATLIPVLYIANRMSGFHGVVWSLVIADAAAFLVGAGMLYILRNKLQPDLESLAH, encoded by the coding sequence ATGGATGCAGAAAACCTCCATTACTTTGAGAAAGCCCCTGTTGCCAAAGCCGTAGCCCACTTCGCTGTACCTATGATGCTGGGCATGTCCATGAGTGTTATATATTCCATCCTGAATGCCTATTTTATCGGAACACTCCACAATACTGCGATGTTAACCGCACTCGCACTCACCCTGCCGCTGTTCGCCATTATTATGGCGCTGGGTAATTTTATCGGCATGGGCAGCGGTACCTTCATCTCCCGATTGCTGGGTGAGAAAAAATTTGATGATGTGAAGCATGTATCCTCATTCGCTTTTTACAGCAGTCTGGCCCTTGGTCTGATCGTAATTGCTGCCGGCCTGCCGCTTATCGATTCCATTGTCCATAGCCTGGGGGCAACGCCTGAGTCCTTCGGTTTTACGAAGGATTATGTCAAGATTATGCTTATCGGTTCCCCGTTCCTAGTATTATGCTTCACGCTGGAGAATATTGTGCGCTCTGAAGGAGCAGCTGTTACGTCAATGGTTGGCATGATTCTCAGCGTTGCGGTAAATATTATTCTTGATGCGTTAGTCATCTTTGTTTTCCATTGGGACGTAATCGGTGTTGCTTCAGCGACTGTCATTTCCAACCTCGTTGCGAGTGTATACTATGCCTTCCATATGGGATACAAAAGCAAATTTTTAACGGTATCCGTACGGTGGTTCAAGGTTACCAAAGAAATTTTCAGCAATGTCTTTAAAATCGGAGTTCCCGTCCTTATTATGAGCATCTTTATGGGCGCTATGTCGCTAATTCTCAACCATTATCTTGTGGAATATGGCGATTCGGCGGTAGCCGCTTACGGCATTTCATCCCGCTTACTGCAGTTTCCCGAGTTTATTATCATGGGCTTGTGTGAGGGAGTCGTACCGCTGATCGCTTTTTCTTTTACAGCCAACCGGTTGCGGATGAAGCAGACCATCGGATTTACGGTCAAAAGCATTGTAGCCTTAGCTGTTGCCTTCGGACTCATCGTCTATCTCATTTCCGGCCATTTAATCGGCTTGTTCACGAATGACCCGCAGTTAATTGAGATGGGCAGCTACATTCTGCATGTGACCTTCTTATCCTTGTTCATTTCGGGTACGACTGCATTGTTTACGGGGATTTTTCAGGCAACCGCGCAAGGGACTGCGGCATTTATCATGTCCATTATTCAAGGCGCAACACTCATTCCTGTGCTCTACATCGCCAACCGCATGAGCGGTTTCCACGGGGTAGTCTGGTCACTCGTGATAGCGGACGCTGCCGCTTTCCTGGTCGGAGCCGGCATGCTGTATATTCTGCGCAACAAATTACAGCCGGATCTGGAAA
- a CDS encoding TetR/AcrR family transcriptional regulator C-terminal domain-containing protein, with the protein MKKQQPQVSEERILEASWELLGEDGIEKFSMRRLADRVGIQAPSLYWYFKSKQKLYQSLANQISKIILEEFQSEGGWKEQLTGLAVTVRGVLSRYPCSTQLMMMTLPHEPDIIRFTNQMLLCVEETPLEPDQKLQAATTIMNYVFFFVLDSYQHERNVSAIIKEDQGMLPGEELQRQLDTMSEQDAGLFRRMFTTGLFEVMGTDRAFEFGLQLIMLGIEQVILEQEKQ; encoded by the coding sequence ATGAAAAAGCAGCAGCCTCAAGTTTCGGAGGAACGGATTTTGGAAGCCTCCTGGGAGCTTCTTGGAGAGGATGGCATCGAGAAATTCAGCATGAGACGGCTGGCAGACCGGGTAGGGATTCAGGCTCCTTCTCTGTACTGGTATTTCAAGAGCAAACAGAAGCTCTACCAGAGCCTGGCCAATCAGATTTCAAAAATAATCCTGGAGGAGTTCCAATCTGAAGGGGGCTGGAAGGAGCAGCTGACGGGACTTGCGGTGACGGTACGGGGTGTGCTCAGCCGGTATCCCTGCTCGACACAGCTCATGATGATGACGCTGCCCCATGAGCCGGACATCATCCGGTTTACGAACCAAATGCTGCTCTGTGTGGAGGAGACGCCGCTTGAGCCGGATCAGAAATTGCAAGCGGCTACCACGATTATGAACTATGTTTTCTTTTTCGTTCTGGACAGTTACCAGCATGAGCGTAATGTCTCTGCAATCATCAAAGAAGATCAGGGAATGCTTCCGGGCGAGGAGCTGCAACGGCAGCTGGACACAATGAGTGAGCAGGATGCAGGACTGTTCCGGAGAATGTTTACGACCGGGCTGTTCGAGGTGATGGGAACGGACCGGGCCTTTGAATTCGGCTTGCAGCTGATTATGCTGGGGATTGAGCAGGTGATCCTGGAGCAGGAGAAGCAGTAA
- a CDS encoding LamG-like jellyroll fold domain-containing protein: MNKWTGRLTSSLLALLLLVPSPALGASGAVKDGNAAGQQQAVTAPDYTGHWAAGDLQTWVDKGLLSGYGNGVFKPDQNITRAEWVTLVNRLFNLQTVAAANSFSDLEQGKAYYSEVMKAVSAGYVSGYSDGTFRPQQTVSRQEAAVMLYRLYRLDAAAAAAGPQDAATLPEWSREAVLTLLSDGFLSGYEDGSFKGGHPVTRAEAVRMISRLSGEIILQSGSYAQLQAKNLVISTAGVTLKDTDISGNLYLTEGIAGGDILLDNVKVSGKIVVSGGGENSVVLNNTSAAALIADKPDGKLRIALKGSSAIPDTTVESGVSLEEDAALSGAGFSRVKLETALPAGSKVRLSGSFDSVVVNAAGGPELVLVSGLIGELTLNRLAALRVESGSEVRNLIPNLNGQITVQGSGKVSYDPKYSSLIRMEKPVATATATAAQVSGGGNSVSPTATPSPAVSPTPAATPSATPEASTAPTAPVFSNVSVHDPSVVKDGGTYYVFGSHIEAAKSQDLLNWSTFTNGYKTPDNALYGDLSTNLAESFAWAGENDSDSKGGFSVWAPDVFWNADYVNGDGTKGAYMIYYSTSSTYIRSAIGFAVSQKIEGPYVYGGTVIYSGFTLDEQYDTSSTVNKKWTNTNIQTLIGKGTLEGMNPAWFNANGTYNNKQYTNAIDPTLFYDKDGKLWMTYGSWSGGIFLLEVDPATGQPIYPGKDGTTADGRIIDRYFGTKISGGNYKSGEGPYIAYDQTTGYYYLYVTYGGLAADGGYNMRLFRSVNPDGPYKDAAGQNAVLSTDGDHSNIGNKLIGNFLFSNLNGEADFPVYGYVSSGHNSVFYDEEQGKLFNFFHTRFPMRGETHEVRVHQMFMNEDAWPVVAPHRYSGETLAKVQQADVIGSYQFVNHGKDTSAKIKPTVDVELLEDGTLAGAVSGSWGLTGDYYAHLLIDETENGSTVQHLYKGVFVKQWDSTRNEQVMAFTAMSDQGIAVWGSAIRLLSDEELAANIARGLTLGDTSKVYKDLTLPVSGVHGAVITWTSSSPAVVAADGKVTRPQAGSGNAEVQLTATIKLGDTLVTKSFTVVVIQLGSTLLEDGLVAAYDFEDSLAESTGRQPDGSATGKLLNTTDGTVDYAAGQDGQALKLTGSSGVRLPDGLINGSAYTFSMWLNPQELTAFTAAFFGAKSTNNWMSLLPYGNGGATTRVWFGSETWLDADAGLQIPTGKWSHIAFTFDDGTVKLYLNGVLKYSGTSFTDLFDGEDSVFALGVNYWDTPYKGMIDKFRVYEKALTPEAIGWLVNGEPDANVKVNAVAFADAATSIAAGNTFAPVVSILPANAGNKTLSWTSSAPGIAEVDGASGAVTAKQAGDAIITAASTDGSNVTASYTVKVTDGRVAVYSFDGNLKDSLQLSDEGKVTGSLVGSATVGSITYGDGIMGQAALFDGASGIRLPDGLIHSNSYSVSMWLKPEQLTTYTTAFFGASSTSSWISLVPKGPSDATILWSDAVYEATAGYVIPAGTWTHVTFTVNNGTVKLYINGEEKYSGSGFPDTFKNNNGVFTLGVNYWDAPYKGLIDELKIYNNVLTPEVVLAEYQSADL, translated from the coding sequence TTGAACAAATGGACAGGCAGGCTGACATCTTCACTCCTTGCATTGCTGCTGCTCGTTCCTTCCCCGGCATTGGGGGCTTCGGGAGCAGTAAAGGACGGCAATGCTGCCGGACAGCAGCAGGCGGTTACAGCGCCCGACTATACAGGTCACTGGGCAGCAGGCGATTTACAGACATGGGTGGACAAAGGGCTGCTGTCAGGGTACGGAAACGGCGTTTTCAAGCCGGATCAGAATATTACCCGGGCAGAATGGGTCACCCTGGTAAACCGGCTGTTTAATCTGCAGACAGTGGCTGCTGCAAACAGTTTCAGCGATTTGGAGCAGGGAAAAGCGTACTACAGCGAAGTTATGAAAGCGGTATCTGCAGGGTATGTGTCAGGTTACAGTGATGGAACCTTCCGCCCGCAGCAGACAGTCAGCCGCCAGGAAGCGGCGGTTATGCTGTACCGGCTGTACCGGCTCGATGCTGCTGCAGCTGCGGCAGGACCGCAGGATGCTGCAACGCTCCCGGAGTGGAGCAGGGAAGCTGTTCTTACCCTGCTGAGCGATGGATTCCTCAGCGGCTATGAGGATGGAAGCTTTAAAGGCGGACATCCGGTAACACGGGCGGAAGCTGTGCGGATGATCAGCAGGCTATCCGGGGAAATCATCCTGCAAAGCGGCAGCTACGCACAGCTGCAGGCGAAGAATCTGGTGATCAGTACAGCCGGTGTGACTCTTAAGGATACTGATATTTCAGGTAATCTGTATCTCACCGAAGGGATCGCCGGAGGAGATATTCTGCTGGATAACGTGAAGGTTTCCGGCAAAATTGTGGTCAGCGGCGGCGGAGAGAACAGCGTTGTGCTGAACAATACTTCAGCTGCAGCCCTGATTGCGGATAAGCCGGACGGCAAGCTGCGGATTGCTCTGAAGGGCAGCAGCGCCATTCCGGACACGACGGTGGAATCCGGCGTTAGCCTGGAAGAAGATGCCGCGCTTAGCGGAGCGGGCTTCAGCAGGGTTAAGCTTGAGACTGCTCTGCCTGCAGGATCGAAGGTCCGGCTTAGCGGCAGCTTCGACTCCGTTGTAGTCAATGCTGCAGGCGGGCCGGAGCTTGTGCTGGTGAGCGGATTGATCGGAGAATTGACACTTAACCGCCTGGCAGCGCTGCGTGTGGAGTCCGGAAGTGAGGTCAGAAATCTGATTCCTAATCTGAACGGACAGATTACGGTTCAAGGCAGCGGCAAGGTCAGCTATGATCCGAAATACAGCAGCTTAATCAGGATGGAGAAGCCGGTAGCGACCGCTACAGCTACGGCAGCTCAGGTGAGCGGCGGCGGAAATTCTGTATCGCCGACGGCTACGCCAAGCCCTGCGGTCTCGCCAACGCCGGCAGCGACTCCGTCAGCTACCCCGGAGGCGTCCACGGCCCCGACAGCTCCGGTGTTCAGCAACGTATCCGTGCATGACCCTTCGGTAGTGAAGGACGGCGGGACGTATTATGTTTTTGGCTCACATATTGAGGCAGCCAAATCACAGGATCTGCTGAACTGGAGTACGTTCACTAACGGCTACAAGACACCGGACAATGCGCTTTATGGTGATTTGTCCACCAATCTGGCGGAATCCTTTGCCTGGGCCGGGGAGAATGACTCTGACAGCAAAGGCGGATTCTCCGTCTGGGCGCCGGATGTGTTCTGGAATGCGGATTATGTGAACGGGGACGGCACTAAAGGCGCATATATGATTTATTACAGCACCTCATCCACCTATATCCGATCTGCGATCGGTTTTGCCGTCTCACAGAAGATTGAAGGCCCGTATGTTTACGGCGGCACTGTAATCTACTCCGGATTTACGCTGGATGAGCAGTATGATACGAGCAGCACCGTCAACAAAAAGTGGACGAATACCAACATTCAGACACTGATTGGCAAAGGAACGCTGGAAGGCATGAATCCGGCCTGGTTCAATGCCAACGGCACCTATAACAACAAGCAATATACCAATGCGATTGATCCGACTCTGTTCTATGACAAGGACGGCAAGCTATGGATGACCTACGGCTCCTGGTCGGGCGGCATCTTCCTGCTGGAGGTTGATCCGGCCACCGGACAGCCGATTTATCCAGGTAAAGACGGGACTACCGCAGACGGCAGAATCATCGACCGTTACTTCGGCACCAAAATTTCCGGCGGAAATTACAAATCCGGCGAAGGTCCTTATATCGCTTATGACCAGACAACCGGCTATTACTATCTGTATGTAACCTACGGCGGGCTGGCTGCTGACGGCGGCTACAATATGCGGCTGTTCCGTTCCGTAAATCCGGATGGCCCTTACAAGGATGCGGCAGGGCAGAATGCCGTGCTGTCAACGGACGGTGATCACTCGAACATCGGTAACAAGCTGATCGGCAATTTCCTGTTCAGCAATCTGAACGGCGAGGCCGATTTCCCGGTATACGGGTATGTGTCTTCAGGTCATAATTCGGTTTTTTATGATGAAGAGCAAGGCAAGCTCTTCAACTTCTTCCATACGAGATTCCCGATGCGCGGAGAGACCCATGAGGTGCGGGTGCATCAGATGTTCATGAACGAGGACGCCTGGCCGGTTGTGGCTCCGCACCGTTATTCCGGCGAGACGCTTGCCAAGGTTCAGCAGGCTGATGTTATTGGATCTTACCAGTTCGTTAACCACGGCAAGGATACCTCGGCCAAAATCAAGCCGACGGTCGATGTCGAACTGCTGGAAGACGGAACACTGGCAGGGGCGGTAAGCGGCAGCTGGGGGCTGACAGGCGATTATTATGCCCATCTGCTGATTGACGAAACAGAAAACGGCAGCACTGTGCAGCACCTGTACAAAGGTGTATTCGTGAAGCAGTGGGATTCCACCCGGAACGAACAGGTGATGGCCTTTACAGCGATGTCAGACCAGGGGATCGCTGTCTGGGGCAGTGCCATCCGTCTGCTCAGCGATGAAGAGCTGGCGGCGAATATTGCCCGCGGCCTGACGCTTGGCGATACCAGCAAGGTCTATAAAGATCTGACACTGCCGGTTTCCGGCGTGCACGGGGCTGTCATTACCTGGACATCTTCCAGCCCGGCGGTTGTTGCAGCCGACGGCAAGGTTACCCGGCCGCAGGCGGGCAGCGGCAATGCTGAGGTTCAGCTTACGGCAACGATTAAGCTCGGTGATACCTTGGTCACGAAGTCGTTTACGGTAGTCGTCATTCAGCTTGGCAGCACGCTGCTGGAGGACGGACTGGTGGCAGCGTATGACTTTGAAGACAGTCTGGCGGAGAGCACAGGGCGTCAGCCTGACGGCAGCGCAACCGGCAAGCTGCTGAATACAACGGATGGGACCGTAGACTATGCAGCCGGCCAGGACGGACAGGCGCTCAAGCTTACCGGGAGCTCCGGTGTCCGGCTGCCGGACGGTTTGATTAACGGCAGCGCCTATACGTTCAGCATGTGGCTGAATCCGCAGGAGCTGACAGCGTTCACGGCAGCCTTTTTTGGAGCCAAAAGCACGAATAACTGGATGAGCCTGCTGCCTTACGGCAACGGCGGGGCAACGACCCGGGTGTGGTTCGGCAGTGAAACCTGGCTGGATGCGGATGCCGGCCTGCAGATCCCGACCGGCAAATGGTCGCATATTGCGTTTACCTTCGATGATGGAACAGTTAAGCTATACCTGAACGGAGTGCTGAAATATTCAGGAACGTCCTTTACTGACCTGTTTGACGGTGAAGATAGTGTATTTGCACTCGGCGTCAACTATTGGGATACACCATACAAAGGAATGATTGATAAGTTCCGCGTCTATGAAAAAGCGCTCACGCCTGAAGCCATTGGCTGGCTTGTGAACGGGGAACCTGACGCCAATGTGAAGGTGAACGCGGTTGCTTTTGCTGATGCTGCTACAAGCATAGCTGCCGGCAATACCTTTGCTCCAGTGGTCTCCATCCTGCCGGCCAATGCCGGGAACAAGACTCTTTCCTGGACCTCGAGCGCGCCGGGGATTGCCGAGGTTGATGGTGCATCCGGAGCGGTGACGGCAAAGCAGGCAGGGGATGCAATCATTACCGCAGCTTCCACAGACGGAAGCAATGTAACGGCCAGTTATACGGTTAAGGTTACGGACGGCCGGGTTGCAGTGTACTCTTTTGACGGAAACCTTAAGGATTCTCTACAGCTCTCAGACGAAGGGAAAGTAACAGGTTCGCTGGTCGGCAGTGCTACTGTCGGCAGTATTACTTACGGGGATGGGATAATGGGCCAGGCAGCACTATTTGACGGGGCTTCCGGAATCAGGCTGCCGGACGGACTGATTCACAGCAACTCCTATTCCGTCTCGATGTGGCTGAAACCTGAACAGTTAACAACCTATACGACTGCCTTTTTCGGGGCGAGCTCCACCAGCAGCTGGATCAGTCTGGTTCCAAAGGGACCATCGGATGCCACCATACTCTGGTCAGACGCAGTCTATGAGGCAACCGCGGGCTACGTGATCCCTGCCGGAACCTGGACACATGTCACCTTCACGGTCAATAACGGGACTGTTAAACTGTACATTAACGGGGAGGAAAAGTACTCGGGCAGCGGATTCCCGGATACTTTTAAGAACAACAACGGGGTCTTCACGCTTGGAGTGAATTATTGGGATGCTCCATATAAGGGGCTGATCGACGAGCTGAAGATTTATAACAATGTGCTTACACCGGAAGTGGTGCTGGCAGAGTACCAATCGGCAGATCTTTAG